Proteins from a genomic interval of Candidatus Omnitrophota bacterium:
- a CDS encoding cupin domain-containing protein: METKKEISSCVVRRVEDVEAVPCPCGASVRLLTAQNSPNLGLHVTHIKDSKKHYHKKTTEAYYILEGSGYLEAGNETIAAVPGTCVLIPKGVPHRGWGDFKTIVVCVPPFDPDDEFLISDGDH, encoded by the coding sequence ATGGAAACAAAAAAAGAAATTTCCTCTTGCGTCGTTCGCCGCGTAGAAGATGTGGAAGCGGTTCCCTGCCCCTGCGGCGCCAGCGTCCGGCTGCTAACAGCCCAAAATTCTCCCAATCTCGGCCTGCATGTTACTCACATCAAGGATTCCAAAAAACACTACCACAAGAAAACCACCGAAGCCTATTATATTCTGGAAGGGAGCGGTTATCTGGAAGCGGGAAATGAAACCATTGCCGCCGTTCCCGGAACCTGCGTCCTCATCCCCAAAGGCGTACCCCATCGCGGCTGGGGCGATTTCAAGACGATCGTTGTCTGCGTTCCCCCCTTCGATCCGGACGACGAATTTCTTATCTCCGATGGCGATCATTGA
- a CDS encoding HD domain-containing phosphohydrolase, translating into MDNEFQVSLYDMVWCVSNTIDLISPTLFGHHARTAFIAAAIAEEHGLSFYSQRNVMLAGLLHDVGALSLQDRLSCLTFEDDSRGDHAHCGYFLLNSFHPLAPIASLVRYHHQKWQDGAGEFIDGQPISPLCHILHLADRIDALIDKKREILGQIPKVIEIVEKKSGLMFVPDIVKTAKRLAKKESFWFDVTSSALTCRYLSEKFRAETIFLDIDVLLELTKTIVRIIDFRCRFTATHSSGVAMTATALGELYGLSPFDLKKLRIAGDLHDLGKLAIPAEILHKPERLSAEEFNTIKKHPYYTYRILESVTGLDSIPEWAAFHHERLNGGGYPFNFNQDQINVGSRIISVADVFTALTEDRPYRSGLRKEGVAAILKPMSSNKDLDSEIVDLLFDHYEEIDEKRRNAQIEAKQEYEKFTELSRNKAA; encoded by the coding sequence ATGGATAATGAATTTCAAGTTTCATTATACGATATGGTATGGTGCGTTTCCAATACCATAGATTTAATTAGTCCTACATTATTCGGTCATCATGCGCGAACCGCTTTTATCGCCGCTGCGATAGCGGAAGAACACGGACTTTCTTTTTACAGCCAGCGAAATGTGATGCTGGCCGGATTATTGCACGATGTGGGAGCGCTCTCTCTGCAAGATCGTCTAAGTTGTCTTACTTTCGAAGACGATTCGCGCGGCGATCATGCTCACTGCGGCTATTTCCTCCTCAATTCCTTCCATCCTTTAGCGCCCATCGCCTCCCTCGTGCGTTACCATCATCAAAAGTGGCAAGATGGCGCCGGGGAATTTATCGATGGCCAACCGATATCGCCGCTTTGCCATATTCTTCATTTAGCGGATCGCATTGATGCGCTCATCGATAAAAAAAGAGAGATTCTCGGACAAATCCCAAAGGTCATCGAAATCGTCGAAAAAAAATCGGGGTTGATGTTCGTCCCCGATATTGTTAAAACAGCAAAGCGTTTAGCGAAAAAAGAATCATTCTGGTTCGACGTCACTTCATCTGCTCTCACTTGCCGTTATTTAAGCGAGAAATTCCGGGCGGAAACCATATTTCTGGATATTGACGTTCTGCTGGAGCTCACGAAAACCATCGTCAGGATCATCGATTTTCGCTGCCGGTTTACGGCGACTCATTCCAGCGGCGTGGCGATGACAGCGACGGCGTTAGGCGAACTCTACGGCTTATCTCCCTTCGATCTGAAGAAATTGCGCATCGCTGGCGATCTTCATGATTTGGGCAAGCTCGCCATTCCCGCAGAAATCCTTCACAAACCGGAACGATTGTCGGCCGAGGAATTCAATACCATCAAGAAACACCCTTATTACACCTATCGCATCCTGGAAAGCGTAACCGGTCTCGACTCGATCCCGGAATGGGCCGCCTTTCATCATGAACGACTCAACGGCGGCGGCTATCCTTTTAACTTCAATCAAGATCAAATAAATGTTGGCTCGCGGATCATATCCGTCGCGGACGTTTTTACCGCTTTAACCGAAGACCGCCCTTATCGTTCCGGATTGCGTAAAGAGGGAGTCGCCGCCATCCTCAAACCCATGAGCTCAAATAAAGATTTGG